GGGTCCGCGCCGAAGAGACGCTCCACGGCCTCCGCGAGCGCGCCTGCGAGGGCGCGGGCGGTGCCCGGGTCGGTCAGGACGTAGTCCGGCGCGACGCAGGTCTGCCCGGCGTTGCGGAACTTGGCGTCGGCCAGCCGGGCGGCGACGGTGGCGACGTCGGCGTCACGGTCGACGAACACCGGCGACTTGCCGCCCAGTTCCAGGGTCACGGGCGTGAGGTGCTCGGCGGCGGCGCGCATCACGATGCGGCCGACCGTGCCGTTGCCGGTGTAGAAGATGTGGTCGAAGCGCTCGGCGAGCAGTGCCGTGGTCTCGGGAATGCCGCCCTCGACGACCGCGACGGCCGCGGGGTCCAGGTACTCGGGTACCAGGCGCGCCATCAACTCCGAGGTCGCCGGGGCGAGTTCGCTCGGCTTGAGGACCACGGTGTTGCCCGCGGCGAGTGCTCCGGCGACCGGTACGAGGGAGAGCTGGACCGGGTAGTTCCACGGGGCGATGACCAGCACGGTGCCGAGCGGCTCGTACTGCGTGCCGGCCGTGGACCCCTCGGGCAGTCCGGCGAGGGAGGCCTGGTCGAGCCGCTGCGGCTCCAGCCACTGTGCGAGGTGCGCCAGCGTGTGGTCGATCTCGTGCACGGGCAGGTCGACCTCGGCGCCGTACGCCTCGGGGCGGGGCTTGTGCAGGTCGCTGTGGAGGGCGTCGGCGATGGCCTCGCGGTTCTCGGTGAACAGCGCGCGCAGCCGGGTCAGCTGCTCCTGACGCCAGGCGAGGGGCCGGGTGCGGCCGGTGGCGAAGGCGGCGCGGAGCCGGGCGACCAGGGCGGCGGTCCGGTCGGTGAGGGCGGCGTCGGGGGTGGTGCTGGTCGTGCTGGGCGTGGTGGTTGTGCTGGTCATGCGGGAAATCCTCAGGAGTACTTGGTGCGGTGCGGTGTGTTCTTGGTGATGCGTGACGCGTGACGCCTCATGCGTTACGAGTTGCCCGTGGTGCGTCATCCGTCCCGTGCCGGGGCCGCCGTGCCGAGCAGGCCGACGGCGAGGGCCTCGGTGGCCGGGGCCAGCAGCCCGCGGGGCTCGGGCGCCCCCTCCAGGCCGACGACCAGCGCCACGCAGATGTCGGCGGCCTCGCCGGGCGTGGCGCCCGCGACCGTGCCCGCCTCGCTGAACAGGCCGGTCAGCACCTCGCGCAGCTCCCCGGTGAACGCCGTGCAGATGTCCCCGAAGAGACGGGCCTTCCCGTCGAGCAGCTCCGCGCCGTGCGGGGAGTCTCCGGCGAGCTGGAGGACGAGGTCGAGCTTGGCGGCCAGG
The window above is part of the Streptomyces venezuelae genome. Proteins encoded here:
- a CDS encoding TetR/AcrR family transcriptional regulator, translating into MGTDRLDEVLDAAYDCLTRYGARRTTMDDIASAMGVSRSAVYQYVRGKDDAFRRLAGRLHEQALRRAREAATADAPYPERLHGVLAAKLDLVLQLAGDSPHGAELLDGKARLFGDICTAFTGELREVLTGLFSEAGTVAGATPGEAADICVALVVGLEGAPEPRGLLAPATEALAVGLLGTAAPARDG
- a CDS encoding aldehyde dehydrogenase family protein gives rise to the protein MTSTTTTPSTTSTTPDAALTDRTAALVARLRAAFATGRTRPLAWRQEQLTRLRALFTENREAIADALHSDLHKPRPEAYGAEVDLPVHEIDHTLAHLAQWLEPQRLDQASLAGLPEGSTAGTQYEPLGTVLVIAPWNYPVQLSLVPVAGALAAGNTVVLKPSELAPATSELMARLVPEYLDPAAVAVVEGGIPETTALLAERFDHIFYTGNGTVGRIVMRAAAEHLTPVTLELGGKSPVFVDRDADVATVAARLADAKFRNAGQTCVAPDYVLTDPGTARALAGALAEAVERLFGADPQSSPAYGRMVNERHFDRVSALLDSGTTVFGGRTDRGDVYIAPTVLTGVTADDPVMAEEIFGPVLPIVEVADLDEAIAFINDRDKPLALYGFTENETTRHRLATETSSGGLGFGLPMAHLRVSDLPFGGVGESGMGSYHGPHSIAAFSHRRARLDVPLSTGK